The nucleotide sequence ACAATGGAATACCatacaatgaatgaatgaagatttaacttcaacttctttatcatTACTAGTGGTTCGACtcaatctttgtgctatgtttcctgggatgaacgtaggaattcatctcttgctaatCCCAGTCGCAATAGCTACAACTGAgcatattttttcctcatttaatagaattttgtgttctgaaagaagtcgcttTCTGCCTGGtcatgagcatatcatgaaggactggaagtaaaggacacacaagaagacaccaaagagtgcaaaattacaacaagaaaccaagactgatgtagatgtagtgcttcaaagtaggcttgagtagccaactttaatttttgtgacGGTTTTAAAACaggagttaaatctaataaaatggtcgtgaaacatttttcagtttttactatggtgccatacagcccacctttgcCCTCACAGTCTCAGCCCTCATCagccctcacccgctcccccCGAATATTCCAACaccccccctaatttcaattcctgggtaAAACACTGCTCCCCCGCacatcccttccctccttcccccctatCCCTCCCTGAACatccctccccttctgctccccacaaccctccccccacatcccttccctcctgcccccccaccacatccctccctgcacatcccttccctcctgccccccccccacatccctccctgcacatcccttccctcctccccactaccACTCCCTGCACATcactccccttctgctccccacaaccctcccccccccacatcccttccctcctgccccctcacccacaaccctccccccacatcccttccctcctctccccccccacatcccctctcCGGCAGGTCAGGGACATTCtattcccgccctccccccacgtTCTAAACGGCCAGACCGGGCGCGCGGAGCGAGAGCGGGGCGGGCCCGGCACTATGACGAGCCTCAGCTACAGCTGCATTGCCAACGGGCGCACCCTGCTCGCCGAGCTCAGCCTGCGGGGGGGCTGCTTCCGGGTACAGACCGCCCCGCGGGAACAGCGCGCCAGCCGCTTTGGGGACCGCGCTGACCCGGGGCCTGCTCTGTGGCTTGGCTTCTGTAAGGGACCAAATCCCTGTCAATGCGGAGGACAGCGAGCGATCAGCTGGGCCCCGGGGTATTTGTAATGGGGGGCAATCACCCCTCACACACAATCTCTCTCACACGTACATACACGGAGAAATCCCTCACACAGATCCacctcacacacgcacacaaatctCTCTCACACGTACATACACAGAGAAATCCCTCACACAGACCCACCTCACACACGCGCACAGTCTCTCTCACATGTACATACACAGAGAAATCCTTCACATAGACCCacctcacacacgcacacagtctctctcacatGTACATACACAGAGAAATCCCTCACGCAGACCCACCTCACACAAATCTCTCTCACACGTACATACACAGAAATCCCTCACACAGACTCacctcacacacgcacacaaatctCTCTCACATGTACATACACAGAGAAATCCCTCACATAGACCCacctcacacacgcacacaaatctCTCTCACACGTACATACACAGAGAAATCCCTCACGCAGACCCACCTCACACAAATCTCTCTCACACGTACATACACAGAAATCCCTCACACAGACCCacctcacacacgcacacaaatctCTCTCACACGTACATAACAGAGAAATCCCTCACATAGACCCacctcacacacgcacacaaatctCTCTCACACGTACATACACAGAGAAATCCCTCACGCAGACCCACCTCACACAAATCTCTCTCACACGTACATACACAGAAATCCCTCACACAGACCCACCTCACACGCATACAAATCTCTCTCACACGTACATACACAGAGAAATCCCTCACGCAGACCCACCTCACATAAATCTCTCTCACACGTACATACACAGAAATCCCTCACACAGACCCACCTCACACGCATACAAATCTCTCTCACACGTACATACACAGAGAAATCCCTCACGCAGACCTACCTCACATAAATCTCTCTCACACGTACATACACAGAAATCTCTCACACAGACCCacctcacacacatgcacacaaatctCTCTCACACGTACATACACAGAGAAATCCCTCACGCAGACCCACCTCACacaaatctctctcacacatacatacacagaaaTCCCTCACACAGACCCACCTCACACACAAAGGGAGAAGCACCCCCCAGAAATCTCACTCACACACAAATCTCTCTCATACACATAAcagacaaactctctctctctctcacacacacacacacacacagaaattcaCATGCACAGAGAAGATCTCTAACCCAAACACAAATCTCACCCACAaatctctcatacacacacacaagtctctCACTCACACATGGACACACACCAATCTCTCACAAACAAACTCAAatgaaatgacaggtttcagagtaacagccgtgttagtctgtattcgtaaaaagaaaaggagtacttgtggcaccttagagactaacaagtttatttgagcatgagctttcgtgagctacagctcacttcatcggatgcatagcatatcgtggaatctgcagtttccacgatatgctatgcatccgatgaagtgagctgtagctcacgaaagctcatgctcaaataaactggttagtctctaaggtgccacaagtactccttttcttttttcaaatgaaatgctCTCTTCTTAGACTACAGAGCACTCAGGGATGTCCCAGTCCCAGGGAAGGCATTTCCCTCACCACTTCATATTTTTACCTGGTTCCTGGCCATGATCGCTCTTTACTGACTACAGGATCAATGCAACAGGCTTtgccagcaccttgcagaatcgtGCCATGTCTAGGACTTGGTGTTTGCTCTGCAACGTGAAAATATTTGTCTGGCTTCCCTCCTTGCAAATAGTTCATGTCATCAGACTGGTATTATGTAAAGTGCCCATTGCACCAGATCCAGAAGCAGAAGGGAATGTCAGAAaacttgaaatgaaaaaaatattacttgtATCAGAGTTTAATGTTTGACAGAGGGTACAAGCAAGTGTTGCTTTATTCAAATAGCAACGTTGCATCAGGCAGTTAACTAAGCCCTGGGTTGAGATTTACAAATGCTCAGCAAGCacaattagggccagatttaaaaacaaaaaacaaaaaaaaacagcacccagcagctcccactggcacaCTTTGAGtgttgtaccttttttttttttaatctggcccATAAATGTTATTTAAATGGTGAACAAAAAACAGAGCTAACATTACTCATATAAGCCATTAATCAGGAGCAGaacaatttgaaagaaaaatattgttgCAGTGTTTCCTAGAAGTGCTGTTTTATTTGCGATCACCATGCAGCTATGGTTTTTCAGTTTATAATCTTTATGACCGAACCAGTTACAGTTTATGGCACTGTAAAAAGCAGTGgatcttaaagaaacaaaaaaacaaaaaaaaaactttctgctGCAAACTTCAGTTACCTTGTATATTTCATTTACAAAGACTAAGTAAATAGGAATCACACTGCTAATTGTGCTGTCAGTTTGGGATACCCAGTTGTCTCTTTTTTCCACTATAGCCCCTGTGCTAGAAATGCCAGATCATATGAAATCTTGATTTTAGAATATCAAGCTGATTCCTCCCACATCCTAAAACATGATGCTTTAGAACCCAATCATTGTTATTGGAGTCCAGTTGTTTCATTCAGCAGTTCTGATAACAATATTCagcaaatatatacatatacatatatcaATTTTAGAGAGGTTTCTGCTATGTATAAGCTTGATGCCTTTGTGACGATATAGATATGGAGCTATAGCGATATCCATCCAGTTTATACTATACATTTTGGGGTAGTTTTGTGATATGTACAACCTCCATAGTAGTCACAAAGGCATCAAGCTTATTCGCTGCAGAAACAAAGTTTAGGGAGTACTccacttttttgttcttttattgaAACAGCTCTTTGTTTCGAAGCAATAAACATGCTTAATTAAACTTCATTCAGCTATAATACCTTTTAAGTATAAACCCTCATTCAGAAATGTGCTGTTTCAACCTGCTGCTAAATATTGCTGATATTTATAAACATTACATTCATTTCTCGTGAACAAAAGACTAATTCTCAGTAGTTTAATTTTAGGATGCTGCTTCATCAGTGGTAAATTTAGTTCTTCACAAAGGCTTGAAAAAAACCACAGCTCACATTGGAAGGTAAAGCCTTGGTTGCAActtgggtttttaaaaacaggtcaaATTCTTTGCTGTAGAACTGACTGCTGCAGAGTGAGGATTTTAGATAATAGAGGTTCAAGTGTAATCTTCCaacataagtttaaaaaaaaaaaaagatactggtCTTATTTCATGCCACTCATTTTATAATTACCCTAATGGAGTCATTACAAAGACACATACACTTGATGTGATTAGCAGTCTCTGCTCAAGAGGGAGCTAGAcgtgaaatgaaaatttttgtaaTCTACAGGGAGATGCACTGTGTGAACTTGTTCAACACCTATGTCATACTATACTGCCTCTAGCCGTAACTGTTAGctcttcactttcctctgcacTAAATTTACACAAATCCACTTAAAATTTGGTTTTCTTTGATATGTAATTATTAAAACTCCATCTCAAGTGGGATATAAAGGAGTTTCTACTGTATGTAAAATACCAAGTCATCCAGAAGCACTTTTGTAATATTGTAGAGTTTATTCAAGTCTTTATGGTTTTGCTTTGGAAGAGCATATTGTTTTATTGTTCAGTTCAGCGATGCTGATTGTAAATGCTTAATTACATTCCTTTTCTTTCACTGATTTTGGCTCATTAGTATATGACACAAGTTAGAAGTTTAAATAATAATACTCATTCTATTAATATATCTTTTCTAAGCTTTGTGTACCATGCCCTGCTTGTTAATGGGATTACGTACCTATGTGCTACAAACAACACCATAGACAGCACAGGACCATTTGCCTTTCTTAAAGAGGTAAGAAAAATTTCTTTTCAGAATATGTTGATGCAAGTTTAATCAAATCCATTGACTTACTAATGTTTTGCAATGTTCTACTCTTGCCCTTTGGTCTACAGTGGTTATTACATGCTCTGTAAGATCAATGCTTGTCAGTCTTCTTCAGCTTTATAAAATAGAAGTATTGCTTCATGTAATGCATTTGTTTAACATCCCTGCCCCTGCGCTTCAAAGGCCTTGCTTGTGTTATAGAAATACTATTAGGTGCCCTACAGTACCAGCTTTAGGTTTAAAAGAGTCTCTTTTTTCCTCTCGTGATACCATCATCATAGTAAATGTGTGTCCGTACCTTCTAATTAAAAAGGGGAATGGGCAATGCTGGTGTGCTAGGTATAAAGGGAGATTTAGCCCTTATGGCACTATGGCAGCACAAGAAATGTACCAGTGCATTTGTAACACTGAAAGGCACCCTAGCATGTATTCAGTAGGTCCAATGTACCGTAtgttgcattttgccttattAAAATTTCACTGTTTTCAGCTTGCCAGCATGCACTGGCAGGCCTAGAAttaaaataatgttcttttcaaAAAAGTAAAGCTTGTTTGGTCTCTTCTCCTACAATTACTGCTTTCCTCTATGACCGTcagttcttttttctctctcctctccaccctGCCTTGCTATCTTCGGCTATGAAGGATAAGGACAAATTTCAGTATGCTTTCCTGCTCCTTCTCATACCTATGTTATTGTGTTCTGTTTAGGTTTCTACGCCTTGCCCGTCACCATGGCATGACATGGCTACTCTTCCCTTATCTTCAGCTTTGTGTTTTTAAGTGCAGCAAATGGGTTCGCTGTAGCAATGCATCCACATAAGTGACAGTTGTATAGTAGATACAAAATATTAGATATTTTCTACACACTGATGTCTTTAAGCTTCTGCAGAAATATTGTGGCTATACACATCCATGCATTCGTGCAGCCTAATGTTCTTTAGCTATGCAAGTTTGCATATAGGGGTCATGCTGGCTATTTACATTTTTAGGGCATCTAACAGATTTTAGCCTGAATTTAAGAAGTTAATGTGACATTTTATTTTAGCTATGTCAAGAAACTTCCTTCATTAATTTCTCCAGATTTGCAAGGCTTTCATTGGTAGCCCCTTGATATCGCAAGTGACGTTTGCTCATCCTTTTGAATTCAATGCAGATTTTCAACAGGTGCTGGGGAAATATATGGTAGGTAATTCTCAAAACTATAAAATCAAGTTTACGTCTATGGCTGCTACACAATGTTAGAGAAAGGACCTTGTGTAGTCTACCTTGGCAGAGCACATGCAAGGGAAAAAAGAAattcacaaacatttatttaGGGATCTGCTCTCAATAAAAGAATTATTGTCTTTCTTTTCCAGAACAGTAAGTtattgtgtttttatatatatatttcttgtCTAGAAAATCTAGTTAATATTTAACTAGAACTTTAAACAGTCCTTTTCCACTGCGTCAtctgatcacacacacacatcttacaaagagcagaggaagagagagagagggagagatgtgTGCATGGtaagtatttaaaatgtaatcttTGATCTTTTAGGTGTGTTTTGAGTAAAACAGAATTACCCTATGATCAATGTAGTAAAAAGTTTAAATTATTGGGACAAGAAACTATTAGAAGGTTTTTAAATCAGCATTGCACTGCAGTCAAGAGGGGGGTTTGATCAGTAACACCTTAGTGAAAGAATCAGTCACCGCAACTGAGAATCTGTTATTACTTTCAAGGGAGATTAATTGTACCCAGCATGCTTAGAAATAGATTCCCTCCTACTGTATTGTTCAGGTAGCATTTTGGAAATTGCACTCTTCCCCCTGCCCATAAAGAAACTCCTATTaatttgttaggtttcagagtagcagctgtgtcagtctgtatctgcaaaaagaacaggagtacttgtggcaccttagagactaacaaatttattagacaggtttcagagtaacagccgtgttagtctgtattcgcaaaaagaaaggaagacttgtggcaccttagagactaaccaatttatttgagcatgagctttcgtgagctacagctcacttcatcggatgcatactgtggaaattaccactatacatacagacaccataaacaatagctcctcccaccccactctcctgctggtaatagtaatttattagagcataagctttcgtgggctacagcgcacttcatcggatgcatagaatggaacatatagtaagaagatagattgtatatatatatatatatatatatatatatatatacacacacacacacacacaaggaagttggaagtttccatacaaattgtgagaggctaattagttaagatgagctattatcagcaggagaaaaaaaacttttgtagtgataatcaagatgggccatttagacaattgacaaaacgtgtgaggatacttaacttaaggaaatagattcaatatgtgtaatgacccagccactcccagtctctgttcaaacccaagttaatggtatctagttcgcatattaattcaagctcagcagtttcttgttggagtctgtttttgaagcttttctgttgcaaatttgccacccttaaatcttttactgagtttGTTAGAGTTTTCTAAATATAGAGAGTTTATCAAGTACTGTACAGTTCCTAAATGTActtgaggaaatatttttttagtaCCTGAATGCATGAAGATACAGTGTGGAGTTTATACTGTTATTACAAAGTCTCATATTTTATTTGGTGTCAAATTTATCAAATTTTCagcactgtgggccagattgtcATCTCTGCAGGTAAAAACTAGCAGAGGACTTGAAATTCTGGAATTCCCACTCAGAGTTTCCTCGTTAGCATTCCATTACTAGGGGGCCCTTCAAACCTATGGATTCCCCGTGTTCTTTACAGAGGTCCTTAAGGTATGTGTATTGCTTCTCAGCCTTGGCCCCTAGATTCCATGGCAGGAAGGCTTCCTacctgcctccacccccaaaagcactttgaaatcctcagatagACTGCACTGTAAGTGTAATATATAAACGGGGATGGGGCGCTGCACACGGTAGTGATGAGATCAGCATTAGTTTATACAATGTTATAGATGGTATCTTACCGCCTCATAACCTTCCCATAAGCCCATTGAGTGATTGCCACACAGATAGAGGAGAAAGTGCTTTCCATCCCCTCTTCCATATGCAACGTGCACTGGACCTTGGTCCCCTCCATTCTAGGAAGCAGACAGGACAATCTAGCCCATTATTTTCATCATTCAAAAACCCTGCTGATTAACAACaggatttacatttttttattcaaaactaATATTGCCTGCAAGCATGCAGAATAGGTTTACATTCTGAGAACTTAGGCATGCAAATATAGGTTGGTATGAAGTAGGAAACAGGTTATATTGCCAACTATCAGTATGTTTATTGCATTACTCGAAAAAGCACTGGGAGCCCTCTAGTGGCCAAAGTTAAAGTGTCACAGTCCTGCAGATAttcacatgcctaactttaaaagCATCAGTAGCCCTGTTGATTTAAATGCAACTTCTCACAtgcgtaaagttaagcacatgcccaaggtcccaatcctgcaattaacGCTATGCAATCAAACTCCTGTTCCTCCACAAATTCCCTAGGAAATCAGTGGGGTtccactagggttgccagttttggttggacgtattcctggaggttcatCACattacaatctttaattaaagattaatctgtaattcctggagactccaggacaatcctggagggttggcaacctttggctcCACACAAGTACAAGGATCTACCCATAAAGAGTGTTTTGCAGGCTTTGGGCCTAAATTTCCATTCTGCTTAAAATAACCATCAAGCCAGAGCCAAAAAGACAAACGGTAGAAATCAAAAGCTTTCATGCTGTTCATAATGATCATTCAAATATCACCCCAAAAGAGAAAGCAACCATTTTATGCATGGAATATTTTGAATCAGAAGGATCTCTCTCTGAACTCTCTGAAGAGGTCCATTCTAAAACTTGTTGGATGAAAAAAGCTAAATCTTGTAGTACAGTCATATTAATGGCTTACTTCTTCCATGTGATTACAATTAAATTAATATAGGAATCAAACTAAAATCCATTAAATATCAGAATATATGGCTTCTCAAATGTCTCCTATAACAACAAGATAGGGTGGCTCCCTGCCTGAACATTGCTCTCTAGCAGACTGTTTGGAGCACTGTTCACTACTACAAGCTTTTCTTACGGAGATGAACTGGCACACAAAATCCTCCTACCttactgcagagagagaaaaaaatcctattCTTTCAACAAGACCTGGAGAAACAACCAAGCCCTGTGGTCAGGGTGTGGTTGGTACTGGAATTCTGGGTAAGCCTTCCCTCAGGGACAAGGGCTTGTTGACCCATCTTTTTATATGGGGAGGTGTCTAAAGTAAAACTAAAAGCAATGCTTTGCCAAACATGTATTTGAACCTCCTTATTCTCTGGAGAAGAGGGAAATATTAAAGGTTTAGCGTTGGAAAACATTGATGTCTTATTCCTTTGGTGCAAGTAGTAGATGTAACTGGTAATATAGTCACATGGAGTGCAGAAATTGTCAGaaggtttcattttttgtttacctTTGATCAAAAGGAAATTATGCAGCTGCAATTGTTGTTCTCAGAAAGTAGCACATaattccttctcctcccctgatCTTTCCTGTAGTGTTGGGATTATGATGGTTCTTcgttactttatatttttttaaataatgtccaATGGTTGAGTCAGTTACTGGGAAGGATTAATGGCCAGTAAGTAGGGGTATGCCCCCTGCTGGTGAGGTGCTTTAGCAGTTCATCATTTGGAGCTGCTAAAATTCTGCAAGTAGTCATTTATATAAAGCTTGGAGCCCTGGGTGCGGATCTTTTAGAACTACTGTATTCCAGTCACATGGAAATTACTTTGTTTTCTAGATATTTTATTGTGTAAAGACAATGTGTGCATTATCTaaaaaggacaggtttcagagtaacagccgtgttagtctgtattcgcaaaaagaaaaggagtacttgtggcaccttagagactaaccaatttatttgagcataagctttcatgagctacagctcacttcatcggatgcatactgtggaaagtgtagaagatctttttatacacacaaagcatgaaaaaatacgtcctcccaccccactctcctgctggtaataacttatctaaagtgaccactctccttacaatgtgtatgataatcaaggtgggccatttccagcacaaatccagcgtttaacaagaacgtcgggggggggagggggtaggaaaaaacaaggggaaataggttaccttgcataatgacttagccactcccagtctctattcaagcctaagttaattgtatccaatttgcaaatgaattccaattcaacagtttctcgctggagtctggatttgaagtttttttgttgtaatatcgcaactttcatgtctgtaatcgcgtgaccagagagattgaagtgttctccgactggtttatgaatgttataattcttgacatctgatttgtgtccatttattcttttacgtacagactgtccagtctgaccaatgtacatggcggaggggcattgctggcacatgatggcatatatcacattggtggatgtgcaggtgaacgagcctctgatagtgtggctgatgttattaggccctgtgatggtgtcccctgaatagatatgcgggcacagttggcaacgggctttgttgcaaggattggttcctgggttagtggttctgttgtgtggtatgtggttgctggtgagtatttgcttcaggttggggagctgtctgtaggcaaggactggcctgtctcccaagatttgtgagagtgttgggtcatccttcaggataggttgtagatccttaataatgcgttggaggggttttagttgggggctgaaggtgacggctagtggcgttctgttattttctttgttaggcctgtcctgtagtaggtgacttctgggaactcttctggctctatcaatctgtttcctcacttccgcaggtgggtactgtagttgtaagaatgcttgatagagatcttgtaggtgtttgtctctgtctgaggggttggagcaaatacggttgtatcgcagggcttggctgtagacgatggatcgtgtggtgtggtcagggtgaaagctggaggcatgtaggtaggaatggcggtcagtaggtttccggtatagggtggtgtttatgtgaccatcgtttattagcactgtagtgtccaggaagtggatctcttgtgtggactggaccgggctgaggttgatggtgggatggaaattgttgaaatcatggtggaattcctcaagggcttcttttccatgggtccagatgatgaagatgacagacatcatcttcctttccaaatgcaaacagatggacatcataccgaaaggactgaaggtaaaaaatccattacaatctacataccacacagactatgctgacagcttgtgccacacgctctcaaagaaactgcgaaatcacctgatcaacatcctctacagcaaacagggaaagattaagaatgagctctcaaaaatggatactctcataaaaaaccaaccttccacacaaacttccttgtggctggactttactaaaactagacaaggcatttacaacacacactttgcttctctacaaaagaaaaaggacactaaactttctaaactactacatgccacaaggggccacagcaatggttccctcaacccacccagcaatattgttaacctatccaactatactctcagcccagcagaagcagctgtcctatctcggggcctctccttctgcccctccacccccacgaacatgatacagttctgtggtgacctagaatcgtattttcgacgtctcctactcaaggaatatttccaacatacctctgaacaacataccaatccacagagacctccctaccaacactacaaaaagaaggattctaggtagactcctcctgaaggtcgaaacagcagactggacttctacatagagtgcttccgccgatgtgcacgggctgaaattgtggaaaagcagcatcacttgccccataacctcagccgtgcggaacacaatgccatccacagcctcagaaacaactctgacatcataatcaaaaaggctgacaaaggaggtgctgttgtcatcatgaataggtcggaatatgaacaagaggctgctcggcagctctccaacaccactttctacaagccattaccctctgatcccactgagagttaccaaaagaaactacagcatttgctcaagaaactccctgaaaaagcacaagatcaaatccgcacagacacacccctggaaccccgacctgggatattctatctactacccaagatccataaacctggaaatcctgggcgccccatcatctcaggcattggcatcctgacagcaggattgtctggctatgtagactccctcctcaggccctacattaccagcactcccagctaccttcgagacaccactgacttcctgaggaaactacaatccatcggtgatcttcctgataaaaccatcctggccactatggatgtagaagccctctacaccaacattccacacaaagatggactacaagccgtcaagaacactatccccgataatgtcacggctaacctggtggctgaactttgtgactttgtccttacccataactattttacatttggggacaatgtataccttcagatcagcagcactgctatgggtacccgcatggccccacagtatgccaacatttttatggctgacttagaacaatgcttcctcagctctcgtcccctaatgcccctactctacttgcgctatattgatgacatcttcatcatctggacccatggaaaagaagcccttgaggaattccaccatgatttcaacaatttccatcccaccatcaacctcagcccggtccagtccacacaagagatccacttcctggacactacagtgctaataaacgatggtcacataaacaccaccctataccggaaacctactgaccgccattcctacctacatgcctccagctttcaccctgaccacaccacacgatccatcgtctacagccaagccctgcgatacaaccgtatttgctccaacccctcagacagagacaaacacctacaagatctctatcaagcattcttacaactacaatacccacctgcggaagtgaggaaacagattgatagagccagaagagttcccagaagtcacctactacaggtcaggcctaacaaagaaaataacagaacgccactagccgtcaccttcagcccccaactaaaacccctccaacgcattattaaggatctacaacctatcctgaaggatgacccaacactctcacaaatcttgggagacaggccagtccttgcctacag is from Chelonia mydas isolate rCheMyd1 chromosome 4, rCheMyd1.pri.v2, whole genome shotgun sequence and encodes:
- the LOC119566072 gene encoding vesicle-associated membrane protein 7-like, encoding MTSLSYSCIANGRTLLAELSLRGGCFRDAASSVVNLVLHKGLKKTTAHIGSFVYHALLVNGITYLCATNNTIDSTGPFAFLKEICKAFIGSPLISQVTFAHPFEFNADFQQVLGKYMMEYNRKSGDITVSTLQIQVDDVKNVMTQNIDKVLQREENLSELVDRTDDLQIAADTFQKNTTKISRKMWWKNAKMMIIIGVVLIIILTFIILLATGVIPT